A section of the Vespa velutina chromosome 6, iVesVel2.1, whole genome shotgun sequence genome encodes:
- the LOC124950075 gene encoding myotubularin-related protein 3 isoform X2 produces the protein MESSEEPTSLQSICHLHASELFPKHPHFECEDQTLTIPFTLLSGESVVALGRISDGVLALSNYRLYLQQNKACYNIPLGLIEQLEVKEIFFLHIGCKDARSLSCAFSTNEHCLEWFKRLHKVTYPRKSIEDIFAFAYYAWSIEEGKDYPRLGKDNSSYISTFNSEVERLKFNLHGTWRISQINKDYRMCPSYPPQLLVPACISDETLETVAKFRSSRRIPAVVWRHVNNGAVIARSSQPEVGWLGWRSSEDEDLLKALSDACSYDKGESTMVDSPINYSDVGDDAITPSVTKKVLIVDARSYTTAVANRARGGGCECPEYYPSCDIQFMNLANIHSIRKSFHAVRQLCASDADQPNWLSLLEGTRWLQHMSGLLRAAVTVASAIERDGRPVLVHCSDGWDRTPQIVALAQILLDPYYRTMEGFQILCEREWLDFGHKFADRCGQTVGCEDPNERCPVFLQWLDCVHQLIQQFQCSFQMSPAYLVKLAQHTYSQLFGTFLCNTRQERLQLRIQERTFSVWRFLNSSLFVNHLYSPLKNQVLWPSCNVRDLVLWSEVYLGSMESSLGIRDDKQRVTMIDIEGGESEEPQGQMTKTRSYGDLIHAPDHVTYLHRRLSDPSISVEKKFDSLNLEVEAEKIVNNVDDNKFETVEADPSETDIKTKQYITVQASSESPANPSVDSSTDTLIPNNDSLVSVVNGEKEILQTNLGQDSISPWIETGTTGRGTCSCNRNHTEGSDVSDTSAPLISRTPSSICPASPTHQDAILDNPDRLDDVDGLPVIHCDVQLRVQQIIVEHKLKEEALRKELHTTRLALIKQVCNHNADTDRIDDIGSLPDSVGSAGEHGESLPSDMSWEAVEDLVPAPTLWVPDHAVNRCMGCNTEFWLGRRKHHCRCCGKIFCADCSENSTPLPSEQLYNPVRVCKDCFSRLHHHTSPCQCSARHQNKVDHETDLSSNSETLVTYQRAKPISMTKDTCCDNLLQAAHQKSQPSITAGTVN, from the exons ATGGAGAGTTCCGAAGAGCCGACCAGTTTGCAATCGATTTGTCATCTGCATGCATCGGAATTATTTCCAAAACATCCACATTTCGAATGTGAAGATCAGACATTGACAATCCCATTTACACTTTTAAGTGGAGAATCAGTAGTAGCATTGGGACGTATATCAGATGGTGTTTTGGCTCTTTCTAATTATAGACTTTACTTACAACAGAATAAAGCCTGTTACAATATACCCTTGGGCCTTATTGAACAattagaagtaaaagaaattttctttttgcatatTGGATGCAAAGATGCTCGATCATTGAG CTGTGCATTTTCCACTAACGAGCATTGTTTGGAATGGTTCAAACGATTACATAAAGTAACATATCCACGTAAAAGTATTGAGGACATATTTGCTTTTGCGTATTACGCATGGTCTATAGAAGAGGGTAAAGACTATCCTAGACTTGGAAAAGATAACAGTTCTTATATTTCTACTTTTAATTCAGAg GTGGaacgattgaaatttaatcTTCATGGTACATGGCGCATAAGTCAGATAAATAAGGATTATAGAATGTGCCCATCTTATCCGCCACAACTCTTGGTTCCTGCTTGCATTTCCGATGAAACTCTGGAGACTGTTGCTAAATTCAGAAGTTCCAGACGAATTCCTGCAGTTGTTTGGag gCACGTAAACAATGGAGCGGTAATAGCTCGTAGCAGTCAACCAGAAGTTGGTTGGTTGGGTTGGAGAAGTTCTGAAGATGAGGATCTTTTAAAAGCTTTGTCTGATGCATGTTCCTATGATAAAGGAGAATCCACAATGGTTGACTCACCTATTAACTATTCTGATGTTGGAGATGATGCGATTACTCCAAGTGttacaaaa aAAGTTCTAATCGTGGATGCTAGATCTTATACAACTGCTGTAGCAAATAGAGCACGTGGTGGTGGTTGTGAATGTCCTGAATATTATCCAAGTTGTGATATTCAATTTATGAATCTGGCAAATATACATTCtataagaaaaagttttcatgCTGTCAGACAATTGTGTGCATCTGATGCTGATCAACCAAA TTGGTTGAGTTTGTTGGAAGGTACTAGATGGTTACAGCATATGTCAGGTTTATTGCGCGCTGCAGTTACAGTTGCATCAGCTATTGAACGAGATGGACGACCAGTATTAGTGCATTGTAGTGATGGCTGGGATAGGACACCGCAGATTGTTGCCTTAGCACAGATATTATTAGATCCCTATTACCGTACTATGGAG ggatttcaaatattatgtGAGAGAGAATGGTTAGACTTTGGACATAAATTTGCTGATCGCTGTGGACAAACAGTTGGTTGCGAAGATCCAAACGAACGTTGCCCAGTATTTTTACAATGGCTTGATTGTGTACATCAGTTAATTCAACAATTTCAGTGTAGTTTTCAAATGTCTCCTGCATATCTT GTAAAATTAGCACAGCATACATATTCACAACTCTTTGGTACATTTTTATGTAACACAAGACAGGAAAGATTACAATTAAGAATACAAGAACGTACTTTTTCAGTATGGCGATTTCTTAACTCTTCTTTGTTTGTTAATCATTTGTATTCACCTTTAAAAAATCAA gtaTTATGGCCGAGTTGTAATGTACGAGATCTTGTTCTGTGGTCAGAAGTATATTTAGGTTCTATGGAATCCTCACTTGGTATTAGGGATGATAAGCAAAGAGTTACGATGATAGATATAGAAGGAGGTGAAAGTGAAGAACCACAAGGACAAATGACTAAAACACGTTCTTACGGAGATCTTATACACGCCCCCGATCATGTAACCTACCTTCACCGCAGACTTAGCGATCCAAGTATTTCCGTTGAAAA aaaatttgattCCTTAAATTTGGAAGTTGAGGCtgaaaaaatagtaaataacGTAGATGATAACAAATTTGAAACTGTAGAAGCAGATCCATCAGAGACTGACATTAAGACCAAACAGTATATTACAGTGCAAGCATCGAGCGAGTCACCTGCTAATCCATCAGTGGATAGTTCTACAGATACATTAATACCGAACAATGATTCGCTTGTTAGTGTTGTAAATggggagaaagaaat ATTGCAAACAAATCTAGGACAAGATAGTATTTCACCATGGATTGAAACTGGCACAACGGGACGAGGTACTTGTTCCTGTAATCGTAATCACACCGAAGGTAGCGATGTCAGTGATACCAGTGCTCCATTGATATCAAGAACACCAAGTAGCATATGTCCAGCTTCTCCAACCCATCAGGATGCTATATTAGATAATCCTGATAGGCTGGATGATGTCGATGGTCTTCCTGTTATTCATTGTGATGTTCAGTTACGAGTACAACAGATTATCGTCGAGCACAAG CTAAAGGAAGAAGCATTACGAAAGGAATTACATACAACAAGGCTAGCATTAATTAAACAAGTGTGCAACCACAATGCAGATACCGATCGTATTGATGATATT GGTTCACTGCCTGATTCAGTGGGCAGTGCTGGAGAACACGGAGAATCTTTACCATCGGATATGTCATGGGAAGCCGTCGAAGACTTGGTACCAGCTCCAACTCTTTGGGTTCCAGATCATGCAGTAAATCGTTGCATGGGTTGCAACACAGAATTTTGGCTTGGTAGACGTAAACATCATTGCAG ATGCTGCGGTAAGATATTCTGTGCGGATTGTTCAGAAAATTCTACGCCATTACCCAGTGAACAACTTTATAATCCTGTAAGAGTTTGCAAAGATTGCTTCTCTCGACTTCATCATCACACAAGTCCTTGCCAGTGCAGTGCTCGACATCAGAATAAAGTAGATCATGAAACGGATCTATCATCTAATTCAGAAACGTTGGTGACTTATCAAAGGGCAAAACCTATTTCGATGACGAAGGATACTTGCTGCGACAATTTATTGCAGGCTGCTCATCAGAAATCACAACCGTCCATTACAGCAGGTACGGTGAATTGA
- the LOC124950075 gene encoding myotubularin-related protein 3 isoform X6: protein MESSEEPTSLQSICHLHASELFPKHPHFECEDQTLTIPFTLLSGESVVALGRISDGVLALSNYRLYLQQNKACYNIPLGLIEQLEVKEIFFLHIGCKDARSLSCAFSTNEHCLEWFKRLHKVTYPRKSIEDIFAFAYYAWSIEEGKDYPRLGKDNSSYISTFNSEVERLKFNLHGTWRISQINKDYRMCPSYPPQLLVPACISDETLETVAKFRSSRRIPAVVWRHVNNGAVIARSSQPEVGWLGWRSSEDEDLLKALSDACSYDKGESTMVDSPINYSDVGDDAITPSVTKKVLIVDARSYTTAVANRARGGGCECPEYYPSCDIQFMNLANIHSIRKSFHAVRQLCASDADQPNWLSLLEGTRWLQHMSGLLRAAVTVASAIERDGRPVLVHCSDGWDRTPQIVALAQILLDPYYRTMEGFQILCEREWLDFGHKFADRCGQTVGCEDPNERCPVFLQWLDCVHQLIQQFQCSFQMSPAYLVKLAQHTYSQLFGTFLCNTRQERLQLRIQERTFSVWRFLNSSLFVNHLYSPLKNQVLWPSCNVRDLVLWSEVYLGSMESSLGIRDDKQRVTMIDIEGGESEEPQGQMTKTRSYGDLIHAPDHVTYLHRRLSDPSISVEKKFDSLNLEVEAEKIVNNVDDNKFETVEADPSETDIKTKQYITVQASSESPANPSVDSSTDTLIPNNDSLVSVVNGEKEILQTNLGQDSISPWIETGTTGRGTCSCNRNHTEGSDVSDTSAPLISRTPSSICPASPTHQDAILDNPDRLDDVDGLPVIHCDVQLRVQQIIVEHKKFYQRE, encoded by the exons ATGGAGAGTTCCGAAGAGCCGACCAGTTTGCAATCGATTTGTCATCTGCATGCATCGGAATTATTTCCAAAACATCCACATTTCGAATGTGAAGATCAGACATTGACAATCCCATTTACACTTTTAAGTGGAGAATCAGTAGTAGCATTGGGACGTATATCAGATGGTGTTTTGGCTCTTTCTAATTATAGACTTTACTTACAACAGAATAAAGCCTGTTACAATATACCCTTGGGCCTTATTGAACAattagaagtaaaagaaattttctttttgcatatTGGATGCAAAGATGCTCGATCATTGAG CTGTGCATTTTCCACTAACGAGCATTGTTTGGAATGGTTCAAACGATTACATAAAGTAACATATCCACGTAAAAGTATTGAGGACATATTTGCTTTTGCGTATTACGCATGGTCTATAGAAGAGGGTAAAGACTATCCTAGACTTGGAAAAGATAACAGTTCTTATATTTCTACTTTTAATTCAGAg GTGGaacgattgaaatttaatcTTCATGGTACATGGCGCATAAGTCAGATAAATAAGGATTATAGAATGTGCCCATCTTATCCGCCACAACTCTTGGTTCCTGCTTGCATTTCCGATGAAACTCTGGAGACTGTTGCTAAATTCAGAAGTTCCAGACGAATTCCTGCAGTTGTTTGGag gCACGTAAACAATGGAGCGGTAATAGCTCGTAGCAGTCAACCAGAAGTTGGTTGGTTGGGTTGGAGAAGTTCTGAAGATGAGGATCTTTTAAAAGCTTTGTCTGATGCATGTTCCTATGATAAAGGAGAATCCACAATGGTTGACTCACCTATTAACTATTCTGATGTTGGAGATGATGCGATTACTCCAAGTGttacaaaa aAAGTTCTAATCGTGGATGCTAGATCTTATACAACTGCTGTAGCAAATAGAGCACGTGGTGGTGGTTGTGAATGTCCTGAATATTATCCAAGTTGTGATATTCAATTTATGAATCTGGCAAATATACATTCtataagaaaaagttttcatgCTGTCAGACAATTGTGTGCATCTGATGCTGATCAACCAAA TTGGTTGAGTTTGTTGGAAGGTACTAGATGGTTACAGCATATGTCAGGTTTATTGCGCGCTGCAGTTACAGTTGCATCAGCTATTGAACGAGATGGACGACCAGTATTAGTGCATTGTAGTGATGGCTGGGATAGGACACCGCAGATTGTTGCCTTAGCACAGATATTATTAGATCCCTATTACCGTACTATGGAG ggatttcaaatattatgtGAGAGAGAATGGTTAGACTTTGGACATAAATTTGCTGATCGCTGTGGACAAACAGTTGGTTGCGAAGATCCAAACGAACGTTGCCCAGTATTTTTACAATGGCTTGATTGTGTACATCAGTTAATTCAACAATTTCAGTGTAGTTTTCAAATGTCTCCTGCATATCTT GTAAAATTAGCACAGCATACATATTCACAACTCTTTGGTACATTTTTATGTAACACAAGACAGGAAAGATTACAATTAAGAATACAAGAACGTACTTTTTCAGTATGGCGATTTCTTAACTCTTCTTTGTTTGTTAATCATTTGTATTCACCTTTAAAAAATCAA gtaTTATGGCCGAGTTGTAATGTACGAGATCTTGTTCTGTGGTCAGAAGTATATTTAGGTTCTATGGAATCCTCACTTGGTATTAGGGATGATAAGCAAAGAGTTACGATGATAGATATAGAAGGAGGTGAAAGTGAAGAACCACAAGGACAAATGACTAAAACACGTTCTTACGGAGATCTTATACACGCCCCCGATCATGTAACCTACCTTCACCGCAGACTTAGCGATCCAAGTATTTCCGTTGAAAA aaaatttgattCCTTAAATTTGGAAGTTGAGGCtgaaaaaatagtaaataacGTAGATGATAACAAATTTGAAACTGTAGAAGCAGATCCATCAGAGACTGACATTAAGACCAAACAGTATATTACAGTGCAAGCATCGAGCGAGTCACCTGCTAATCCATCAGTGGATAGTTCTACAGATACATTAATACCGAACAATGATTCGCTTGTTAGTGTTGTAAATggggagaaagaaat ATTGCAAACAAATCTAGGACAAGATAGTATTTCACCATGGATTGAAACTGGCACAACGGGACGAGGTACTTGTTCCTGTAATCGTAATCACACCGAAGGTAGCGATGTCAGTGATACCAGTGCTCCATTGATATCAAGAACACCAAGTAGCATATGTCCAGCTTCTCCAACCCATCAGGATGCTATATTAGATAATCCTGATAGGCTGGATGATGTCGATGGTCTTCCTGTTATTCATTGTGATGTTCAGTTACGAGTACAACAGATTATCGTCGAGCACAAG aaattttatcagCGAGAGTGA
- the LOC124950075 gene encoding myotubularin-related protein 3 isoform X5, whose translation MCPSYPPQLLVPACISDETLETVAKFRSSRRIPAVVWRHVNNGAVIARSSQPEVGWLGWRSSEDEDLLKALSDACSYDKGESTMVDSPINYSDVGDDAITPSVTKKVLIVDARSYTTAVANRARGGGCECPEYYPSCDIQFMNLANIHSIRKSFHAVRQLCASDADQPNWLSLLEGTRWLQHMSGLLRAAVTVASAIERDGRPVLVHCSDGWDRTPQIVALAQILLDPYYRTMEGFQILCEREWLDFGHKFADRCGQTVGCEDPNERCPVFLQWLDCVHQLIQQFQCSFQMSPAYLVKLAQHTYSQLFGTFLCNTRQERLQLRIQERTFSVWRFLNSSLFVNHLYSPLKNQVLWPSCNVRDLVLWSEVYLGSMESSLGIRDDKQRVTMIDIEGGESEEPQGQMTKTRSYGDLIHAPDHVTYLHRRLSDPSISVEKKFDSLNLEVEAEKIVNNVDDNKFETVEADPSETDIKTKQYITVQASSESPANPSVDSSTDTLIPNNDSLVSVVNGEKEILQTNLGQDSISPWIETGTTGRGTCSCNRNHTEGSDVSDTSAPLISRTPSSICPASPTHQDAILDNPDRLDDVDGLPVIHCDVQLRVQQIIVEHKLKEEALRKELHTTRLALIKQVCNHNADTDRIDDIGSLPDSVGSAGEHGESLPSDMSWEAVEDLVPAPTLWVPDHAVNRCMGCNTEFWLGRRKHHCRCCGKIFCADCSENSTPLPSEQLYNPVRVCKDCFSRLHHHTSPCQCSARHQNKVDHETDLSSNSETLVTYQRAKPISMTKDTCCDNLLQAAHQKSQPSITADVSFFLFIS comes from the exons ATGTGCCCATCTTATCCGCCACAACTCTTGGTTCCTGCTTGCATTTCCGATGAAACTCTGGAGACTGTTGCTAAATTCAGAAGTTCCAGACGAATTCCTGCAGTTGTTTGGag gCACGTAAACAATGGAGCGGTAATAGCTCGTAGCAGTCAACCAGAAGTTGGTTGGTTGGGTTGGAGAAGTTCTGAAGATGAGGATCTTTTAAAAGCTTTGTCTGATGCATGTTCCTATGATAAAGGAGAATCCACAATGGTTGACTCACCTATTAACTATTCTGATGTTGGAGATGATGCGATTACTCCAAGTGttacaaaa aAAGTTCTAATCGTGGATGCTAGATCTTATACAACTGCTGTAGCAAATAGAGCACGTGGTGGTGGTTGTGAATGTCCTGAATATTATCCAAGTTGTGATATTCAATTTATGAATCTGGCAAATATACATTCtataagaaaaagttttcatgCTGTCAGACAATTGTGTGCATCTGATGCTGATCAACCAAA TTGGTTGAGTTTGTTGGAAGGTACTAGATGGTTACAGCATATGTCAGGTTTATTGCGCGCTGCAGTTACAGTTGCATCAGCTATTGAACGAGATGGACGACCAGTATTAGTGCATTGTAGTGATGGCTGGGATAGGACACCGCAGATTGTTGCCTTAGCACAGATATTATTAGATCCCTATTACCGTACTATGGAG ggatttcaaatattatgtGAGAGAGAATGGTTAGACTTTGGACATAAATTTGCTGATCGCTGTGGACAAACAGTTGGTTGCGAAGATCCAAACGAACGTTGCCCAGTATTTTTACAATGGCTTGATTGTGTACATCAGTTAATTCAACAATTTCAGTGTAGTTTTCAAATGTCTCCTGCATATCTT GTAAAATTAGCACAGCATACATATTCACAACTCTTTGGTACATTTTTATGTAACACAAGACAGGAAAGATTACAATTAAGAATACAAGAACGTACTTTTTCAGTATGGCGATTTCTTAACTCTTCTTTGTTTGTTAATCATTTGTATTCACCTTTAAAAAATCAA gtaTTATGGCCGAGTTGTAATGTACGAGATCTTGTTCTGTGGTCAGAAGTATATTTAGGTTCTATGGAATCCTCACTTGGTATTAGGGATGATAAGCAAAGAGTTACGATGATAGATATAGAAGGAGGTGAAAGTGAAGAACCACAAGGACAAATGACTAAAACACGTTCTTACGGAGATCTTATACACGCCCCCGATCATGTAACCTACCTTCACCGCAGACTTAGCGATCCAAGTATTTCCGTTGAAAA aaaatttgattCCTTAAATTTGGAAGTTGAGGCtgaaaaaatagtaaataacGTAGATGATAACAAATTTGAAACTGTAGAAGCAGATCCATCAGAGACTGACATTAAGACCAAACAGTATATTACAGTGCAAGCATCGAGCGAGTCACCTGCTAATCCATCAGTGGATAGTTCTACAGATACATTAATACCGAACAATGATTCGCTTGTTAGTGTTGTAAATggggagaaagaaat ATTGCAAACAAATCTAGGACAAGATAGTATTTCACCATGGATTGAAACTGGCACAACGGGACGAGGTACTTGTTCCTGTAATCGTAATCACACCGAAGGTAGCGATGTCAGTGATACCAGTGCTCCATTGATATCAAGAACACCAAGTAGCATATGTCCAGCTTCTCCAACCCATCAGGATGCTATATTAGATAATCCTGATAGGCTGGATGATGTCGATGGTCTTCCTGTTATTCATTGTGATGTTCAGTTACGAGTACAACAGATTATCGTCGAGCACAAG CTAAAGGAAGAAGCATTACGAAAGGAATTACATACAACAAGGCTAGCATTAATTAAACAAGTGTGCAACCACAATGCAGATACCGATCGTATTGATGATATT GGTTCACTGCCTGATTCAGTGGGCAGTGCTGGAGAACACGGAGAATCTTTACCATCGGATATGTCATGGGAAGCCGTCGAAGACTTGGTACCAGCTCCAACTCTTTGGGTTCCAGATCATGCAGTAAATCGTTGCATGGGTTGCAACACAGAATTTTGGCTTGGTAGACGTAAACATCATTGCAG ATGCTGCGGTAAGATATTCTGTGCGGATTGTTCAGAAAATTCTACGCCATTACCCAGTGAACAACTTTATAATCCTGTAAGAGTTTGCAAAGATTGCTTCTCTCGACTTCATCATCACACAAGTCCTTGCCAGTGCAGTGCTCGACATCAGAATAAAGTAGATCATGAAACGGATCTATCATCTAATTCAGAAACGTTGGTGACTTATCAAAGGGCAAAACCTATTTCGATGACGAAGGATACTTGCTGCGACAATTTATTGCAGGCTGCTCATCAGAAATCACAACCGTCCATTACAGCAG atgtatccttcttccttttcatctcATAA